The Halarsenatibacter silvermanii DNA segment ATAAAGGATGGATTTACCGATATAACTCTTGATATAAAAGAAGGTTCTTATAAATATCAGGGTCTTGAAGCTTTTCCTCACCCGGAAAACCCCAGAGTAATTGTCACACCAGTCGAGCTTGGAAAAAAAGAACTGCAGAAAGTACAGGAAGTCGTGGAAGAAGTGACAGGCGAGCTGGGATTTGAGCCGGATGATAGGACCTTCAAGCCTCATTTAACACTGGGCAGAGTAAAAAATGATGGGCTTAAAGATGAGGTGGCTCAGTTCTTCGATGAACTTGAAGACTCCTACGTGATAAATGTCCTGGACCATCTG contains these protein-coding regions:
- the thpR gene encoding RNA 2',3'-cyclic phosphodiesterase gives rise to the protein MSDRPRIFFATFANARARQLLERKSNWLQKQLPRGIKWVKPENYHITFKFLGETDREVVEDIKDGFTDITLDIKEGSYKYQGLEAFPHPENPRVIVTPVELGKKELQKVQEVVEEVTGELGFEPDDRTFKPHLTLGRVKNDGLKDEVAQFFDELEDSYVINVLDHLEKISLIESNLTPEGPQYVEIFSRKIK